A genomic window from Pseudomonas alcaligenes includes:
- a CDS encoding YceH family protein yields MTSEAASLREPLNAIEVRILGCLIEKQATTPETYPLTVNSLVLACNQKTSREPLMNLTEGQVGQALRALEGRGLTRLVMGGRADRWEHRVDKALELVKPQQALLGLLFLRGPQTLSELLTRSNRLFQFDDVAEVQHQLERLAARELACLLPRQSGQREDRYMHLLGEQADLDALLAARQAEAPAQRGGDDSRIAELEARVAALEERLARLEG; encoded by the coding sequence ATGACCAGTGAAGCCGCCAGCCTCCGCGAGCCGCTCAACGCCATCGAGGTGCGCATCCTCGGCTGTCTGATCGAGAAGCAGGCCACCACCCCGGAAACCTACCCGCTGACCGTCAACTCCCTGGTGCTGGCCTGCAACCAGAAGACCAGCCGCGAGCCGCTGATGAACCTCACCGAGGGCCAGGTCGGCCAGGCCCTGCGCGCCCTGGAGGGGCGCGGCCTGACGCGCCTGGTGATGGGCGGGCGCGCCGACCGCTGGGAGCACCGGGTGGACAAGGCCCTGGAGCTGGTCAAGCCGCAGCAGGCGCTGCTCGGTCTGCTGTTCCTGCGTGGCCCGCAGACCCTCAGCGAGCTGCTGACCCGCAGCAACCGCCTGTTCCAGTTCGACGACGTGGCCGAGGTGCAGCACCAGCTGGAGCGCCTGGCCGCGCGCGAGCTGGCCTGCCTGCTGCCACGCCAGAGCGGCCAGCGCGAGGACCGCTACATGCACCTGCTCGGCGAGCAGGCCGACCTGGACGCCCTGCTGGCCGCGCGCCAGGCCGAGGCTCCGGCGCAGCGCGGCGGCGACGACAGCCGCATCGCCGAGCTGGAGGCCCGCGTGGCCGCCCTGGAGGAGCGCCTGGCGCGCCTGGAAGGCTGA
- a CDS encoding AMP-binding protein has translation MQPELQRLKDSLRDHAERQPGRLALWGDEQRVDYAELWEEVQRREQLLRQQGCAVFALALENGPEVLLWDLAGLFAGSACVILPPFFSPAQRAHCLRQSGASLVLGEAAMDEELRACGFHADGHFWRLNEPGAAVQLPPGTAKITYTSGTTGTPKGVCLSAAAMLQVAGELEAASRDTAPQQYLAVLPLAVLLENLGCYAALLAGATLSLPSQRQLGIQGASGVDWPRLLGMLVARGAQSLILVPQLLLGLVSAIERGAMPHGGLRFVAVGGARVADELLARAARLGLPVYQGYGLSECASVVCLNRPGANRPGSVGRPLPHVRVRLAEDGEVLVAGPVLLGYLGEPPFAGEWWPTGDLGEFDADGYLYLRGRKKHQFVTSFGRNVNPEWVEAELTQNGVLAQAFVHGEGLPENLALLWPLDPYSSDAAIEAAVQQANAGLPDYARVGRWRRLEQPFTPANGLLTANGRPRRDAILARYRELFHEPQPV, from the coding sequence ATGCAGCCTGAACTGCAACGCCTGAAAGACAGCCTGCGTGACCACGCCGAGCGCCAACCCGGGCGCCTGGCGCTGTGGGGCGATGAGCAACGGGTGGATTACGCCGAACTGTGGGAAGAGGTGCAGCGGCGCGAGCAACTGCTGCGCCAGCAGGGCTGCGCGGTGTTCGCCCTGGCCCTGGAGAACGGCCCCGAGGTCCTGCTCTGGGACCTGGCCGGGCTGTTCGCCGGTAGCGCCTGCGTGATCCTGCCGCCGTTCTTCAGCCCGGCCCAGCGTGCCCACTGCCTGCGCCAGAGCGGCGCCAGCCTGGTGCTCGGCGAAGCGGCGATGGACGAGGAACTGCGCGCCTGTGGCTTTCACGCCGATGGCCATTTCTGGCGTCTGAACGAGCCGGGCGCGGCCGTCCAGCTGCCGCCGGGCACGGCGAAGATCACCTACACCTCCGGCACCACCGGCACGCCCAAGGGCGTGTGCCTGAGCGCCGCGGCCATGCTGCAGGTCGCCGGCGAGCTGGAGGCGGCCAGCCGCGATACGGCGCCGCAGCAGTATCTGGCGGTACTGCCGCTGGCCGTGCTGCTGGAGAACCTCGGCTGCTACGCGGCGCTGCTGGCCGGCGCTACCCTGAGCCTGCCGTCGCAGCGCCAGCTGGGCATCCAGGGCGCCAGCGGGGTGGACTGGCCGCGCCTGCTCGGCATGCTGGTGGCGCGCGGGGCGCAGAGCCTGATCCTGGTGCCGCAGCTGCTGCTCGGCCTGGTCAGCGCCATCGAACGTGGTGCCATGCCGCACGGCGGCCTGCGCTTCGTCGCCGTCGGCGGCGCGCGGGTGGCGGACGAGCTGCTGGCCCGTGCCGCCCGCCTGGGCCTGCCGGTGTATCAGGGCTACGGCCTGTCCGAATGCGCCTCGGTGGTCTGCCTCAATCGACCCGGTGCCAACCGCCCCGGCAGTGTCGGTCGGCCGCTGCCGCATGTGCGCGTGCGCCTGGCCGAGGACGGCGAAGTGCTGGTGGCCGGCCCGGTGCTGCTTGGCTATCTGGGCGAGCCGCCGTTCGCCGGCGAGTGGTGGCCCACCGGCGACCTCGGCGAGTTCGATGCCGACGGCTACCTGTACCTGCGCGGGCGCAAGAAGCACCAGTTCGTCACCAGCTTCGGGCGCAACGTCAATCCCGAGTGGGTCGAGGCCGAGCTGACCCAGAACGGCGTGCTGGCCCAGGCCTTCGTGCATGGCGAAGGCCTGCCGGAAAACCTGGCGCTGCTCTGGCCACTCGACCCGTACAGCAGCGACGCCGCCATCGAGGCCGCCGTGCAGCAGGCCAACGCCGGCCTGCCGGACTATGCCCGGGTCGGCCGCTGGCGCCGCCTGGAACAACCCTTCACTCCGGCCAATGGTCTGCTCACGGCCAATGGTCGCCCCCGGCGCGACGCCATCCTGGCGCGCTACCGCGAGCTTTTTCACGAACCACAACCCGTATGA
- a CDS encoding SDR family oxidoreductase, with the protein MRLPECRALLTGASGGIGLALAERLCAGGAQVLAVSRQGGALDDLARRYPQQLRRIEADLSQAAGRQAVVEAARGLGGLNLLINAAGVNRFAMLEQLGDQEIAEMLGLNLVASVQLTRALLPLLRQQRQALLVNVGSIYGSIGYAGYATYCASKFALRGFSEALRRELADTGVGVLYVAPRATRTPMNSSQAVALNSALKVAMDPPQNVAAAVIAAIEADRSELYLGWPERFFVRLNGLFPGLVDRALRKQLPLIQKFTHKEMPR; encoded by the coding sequence ATGCGACTGCCTGAGTGCCGCGCGCTGCTCACCGGCGCCAGCGGCGGCATCGGCCTGGCGCTGGCCGAGCGGCTTTGCGCCGGCGGTGCCCAGGTGCTCGCCGTGTCCCGCCAGGGCGGCGCGCTGGACGACCTGGCGCGGCGCTACCCGCAGCAGCTGCGGCGCATCGAGGCTGACCTGAGCCAGGCGGCCGGGCGCCAGGCGGTGGTGGAGGCCGCGCGCGGCCTGGGCGGGCTGAACCTGCTGATCAACGCGGCCGGGGTCAACCGTTTCGCCATGCTCGAGCAGCTGGGCGATCAGGAGATCGCCGAGATGCTCGGCCTCAACCTGGTCGCCAGCGTGCAGCTGACCCGCGCCCTGCTGCCGCTGCTGCGCCAGCAGCGCCAGGCCCTGCTGGTCAATGTCGGCTCGATCTACGGCTCCATCGGCTATGCCGGCTACGCCACCTACTGCGCCAGCAAGTTCGCCCTGCGCGGCTTCTCCGAGGCGCTGCGCCGCGAGCTGGCGGACACCGGCGTCGGCGTGCTCTACGTGGCGCCGCGCGCCACCCGCACACCTATGAACAGCAGCCAGGCGGTGGCGCTGAACAGCGCGCTGAAAGTCGCCATGGACCCGCCGCAGAACGTCGCCGCCGCGGTGATCGCCGCCATCGAGGCGGACCGCAGCGAGCTCTATCTGGGCTGGCCGGAGCGCTTCTTCGTGCGCCTCAACGGCCTGTTCCCCGGCCTGGTCGACCGCGCGCTGCGCAAGCAGCTACCGCTGATCCAGAAATTCACCCACAAGGAGATGCCCCGATGA
- the gap gene encoding type I glyceraldehyde-3-phosphate dehydrogenase gives MLRIALNGYGRIGRALVRALFERGLENQIHVEAINETGDFKTLAHLTRFDSTFGRFAGHVGLHEDVLQVHGQSIRLFGEKEIPKLPWKQLAVDVVIDCTGRLKKRALAEQHLAAGAPRVLLSHPLDTADLTVVYGVNHQLLGNQQIVSNASCTTNCLAPLAQVLHTAVGIRQGLMTTVHAYTNDQNLLDKTHNDLYRARAAALSMIPTSTGAAKTIGLVIPELHGRLDGMAVRVPTANVSLLDLTFSSEHPTSREAINDCLQRAARQLPLGVMECNDLPLVSSDFNGYPVSCVVDLNHTRVQGDNLVKVLAWYDNEWAFANRLLDVLLAWLKP, from the coding sequence ATGCTGCGTATTGCCCTGAATGGATACGGGCGCATTGGTCGCGCCCTGGTCCGTGCCCTGTTCGAGCGCGGACTGGAAAACCAGATTCATGTCGAAGCGATCAACGAAACCGGTGATTTCAAGACGCTCGCCCACCTGACCCGCTTCGACTCCACCTTCGGCCGCTTCGCCGGCCATGTCGGCCTGCACGAGGATGTGCTGCAGGTCCATGGCCAGTCGATCCGCCTGTTCGGCGAGAAGGAAATCCCCAAGCTGCCCTGGAAGCAGCTCGCCGTGGACGTGGTGATCGACTGCACCGGGCGCCTGAAGAAGCGTGCGCTGGCCGAGCAGCATCTGGCCGCCGGCGCGCCACGGGTGCTGCTTTCGCACCCCCTGGATACGGCCGACCTGACCGTGGTCTATGGCGTCAACCACCAGCTGCTGGGCAACCAGCAGATCGTCTCCAACGCCTCCTGCACCACCAACTGCCTGGCCCCGCTGGCTCAGGTGCTGCATACCGCGGTGGGCATCCGCCAGGGCCTGATGACCACGGTGCATGCCTATACCAACGACCAGAACCTGCTCGACAAGACCCACAACGACCTCTATCGCGCCCGCGCCGCCGCGCTGTCGATGATTCCCACCAGCACCGGCGCGGCCAAGACCATCGGCCTGGTCATCCCCGAGCTGCACGGCCGCCTGGATGGCATGGCGGTGCGGGTACCGACGGCCAATGTGTCGCTGCTCGACCTGACTTTCAGCAGCGAACACCCGACCAGCCGCGAGGCGATCAACGATTGCCTGCAGCGCGCCGCACGCCAGCTGCCGCTGGGGGTGATGGAGTGCAACGACCTGCCACTGGTATCCAGCGACTTCAATGGCTACCCGGTGTCCTGCGTGGTCGACCTCAACCACACGCGGGTGCAGGGCGACAACCTGGTCAAGGTACTGGCCTGGTACGACAACGAATGGGCCTTCGCCAACCGCCTGCTGGACGTGCTGCTGGCCTGGTTGAAGCCTTAG
- a CDS encoding diguanylate cyclase produces the protein MDRSTGSGLSFARRIYLPRCIGLGIGFFCVAAGLWPLEPAPWLWALLLFNGFLWPHLAFQVARRAASPFQAERRNLLVDSLFGGFWTATMAFNVLPSVTILAMMAMNNIAAGGGRFFLKGSLAMLAGGGLSMLLFGPAFSPDTSMVQLYACLPMLILYPLALGWVSYNLSIKLAEHKQALRAAGRTDSLTRLFNHGHWKDLLHHEFDRCRQGQQRATVALIDVDHFKEINDRHGHLVGDSVLRLLSEKLVQSLRAEDLAGRYGGDEFCVILPNTPPVLAGEVMERLRQELGEVRSELAPGLRITLSIGLAGYSPFQLDAAHWLKDADRALYLAKSRGRNQVVTASESPTPEDGQQQVYPGA, from the coding sequence ATGGATAGAAGCACTGGCTCAGGCCTGTCGTTCGCCAGGCGTATCTATTTGCCCCGCTGCATCGGCCTGGGCATCGGTTTCTTCTGCGTGGCGGCCGGTCTCTGGCCGCTCGAGCCGGCGCCCTGGCTTTGGGCGCTGCTGCTGTTCAACGGCTTTCTCTGGCCGCATCTGGCCTTCCAGGTCGCCCGGCGCGCGGCCTCGCCGTTCCAGGCCGAGCGTCGCAACCTGCTGGTCGACTCGCTGTTCGGCGGTTTCTGGACCGCGACCATGGCGTTCAACGTGCTGCCCAGCGTGACCATCCTGGCCATGATGGCGATGAACAACATTGCTGCCGGTGGCGGGCGTTTCTTCCTCAAGGGCAGCCTGGCCATGCTGGCTGGTGGCGGCCTGTCGATGTTGCTGTTCGGGCCGGCCTTCAGCCCGGACACCAGCATGGTGCAGCTCTACGCCTGCCTGCCGATGCTGATTCTCTATCCGCTGGCCCTGGGCTGGGTCAGCTACAACCTGAGCATCAAGCTGGCCGAGCACAAGCAGGCCCTGCGTGCTGCCGGCCGTACCGACAGCCTGACCCGGCTGTTCAACCACGGCCACTGGAAGGATCTGCTGCACCATGAATTCGATCGCTGTCGCCAGGGCCAGCAGCGGGCCACCGTGGCACTGATCGACGTGGACCATTTCAAGGAGATCAATGACCGCCATGGCCACCTGGTCGGCGACAGCGTGCTGCGCCTGCTCAGCGAGAAACTGGTGCAGAGCCTGCGCGCCGAGGACCTGGCCGGGCGCTATGGCGGCGACGAGTTCTGCGTGATCCTGCCCAATACGCCGCCGGTGCTGGCCGGAGAAGTGATGGAGCGGCTGCGCCAGGAACTGGGCGAGGTGCGCAGCGAACTGGCACCGGGGCTGCGCATCACCCTCAGCATCGGCCTGGCCGGCTACAGCCCGTTCCAGTTGGACGCCGCGCACTGGCTCAAGGATGCCGACCGGGCGCTGTACCTAGCCAAGAGTCGCGGGCGCAACCAGGTGGTGACGGCCAGCGAGTCGCCGACTCCCGAGGACGGCCAGCAACAGGTCTATCCCGGCGCCTGA
- a CDS encoding DUF488 domain-containing protein has translation MIRCKRVYLPVEAEDGARVLVDRLWPRGCRKESLALDAWLKEVAPSEALRKGFCHDPALFDEFRLLYRAELAAHPERWQGLLERAGKGDLTLLFAARDERHNNARVLVEFLEEELERRGPPSSPVCYADQ, from the coding sequence GTGATCCGCTGCAAGCGCGTCTACCTGCCGGTCGAGGCCGAGGATGGCGCGCGCGTGCTGGTCGACCGTCTTTGGCCGCGCGGCTGCCGCAAGGAGAGCCTGGCGCTGGACGCCTGGCTCAAGGAGGTGGCGCCCTCGGAGGCCCTGCGCAAGGGCTTCTGCCACGATCCGGCGCTGTTCGACGAGTTCCGCCTGCTCTACCGCGCTGAGCTGGCGGCCCATCCCGAGCGCTGGCAGGGCCTGCTGGAGCGGGCGGGCAAGGGCGACTTGACCCTGCTGTTCGCCGCCCGCGACGAGCGGCACAACAACGCGCGGGTGCTGGTCGAGTTCCTCGAAGAGGAGCTGGAACGGCGCGGGCCGCCCAGCTCGCCGGTGTGCTACGCGGATCAGTAG
- a CDS encoding ATP-binding protein, with product MLLGALAVTLFNYFDSTHEVEEIYDAQLAHTARLLQGVMRTPVQDGERAGLYAAFNAALAQAGQRKPGHPYESKLAFQAWNDAGEVLVRSASAPQLAGPPLTPGFADLLVERHQWRGFTLRDDELGLLIWTGERDDVRRELVTSIVRHTLYPTLVGSLILAALLWWAIGWGLAPLRNMAAVIRARHADSLQPLQLEPLPSELAPMQAALNRLLAQIDQVLERERRFIADAAHELRTPLAVLRVHVQNALQAGDEETRRQALGFLVGGIDRATRVVNQLLTLARVEPALPADSLEPLDLRALARETLAELTPWVLKQGLELDLEAGEGDFRVRGDAGSLGIALQNLVTNAVNFSPAGGRVRVLLQGDAQRVLLRVEDQGPGIAAEDLPHVFSRFFSRGGHQGAGLGLAIVQTIASRHGGDIQLANRDGGGLQATLALPRLG from the coding sequence ATGCTGCTCGGCGCCCTGGCCGTGACCCTGTTCAACTACTTCGACAGCACCCACGAGGTCGAGGAAATCTACGACGCCCAGCTGGCCCATACCGCGCGCCTGCTGCAGGGGGTGATGCGCACGCCGGTGCAGGACGGCGAGCGCGCCGGCCTCTATGCCGCCTTCAACGCGGCCCTGGCCCAGGCCGGTCAGCGCAAGCCGGGGCACCCTTACGAGAGCAAGCTGGCCTTCCAGGCCTGGAACGACGCCGGCGAGGTCCTGGTGCGCAGCGCCAGCGCGCCGCAGCTGGCCGGGCCGCCGCTGACGCCGGGCTTCGCCGACCTGCTCGTCGAGCGCCACCAGTGGCGCGGCTTCACCCTGCGCGACGACGAGCTGGGCCTGCTGATCTGGACCGGCGAGCGCGACGACGTGCGCCGCGAACTGGTGACCAGCATCGTCCGCCATACCCTGTATCCGACCCTGGTCGGCAGCCTGATCCTCGCTGCCCTGCTGTGGTGGGCCATCGGCTGGGGCCTGGCGCCGCTGCGCAACATGGCGGCGGTGATCCGCGCGCGGCACGCCGACTCGCTGCAACCGTTGCAGCTGGAGCCGTTGCCCAGCGAGCTGGCGCCGATGCAGGCCGCGCTCAACCGCCTGCTGGCGCAGATCGATCAGGTACTGGAGCGCGAGCGGCGCTTCATCGCCGACGCCGCCCACGAACTGCGCACCCCTCTGGCGGTGCTGCGCGTGCACGTGCAGAACGCCCTGCAGGCGGGCGACGAGGAGACGCGCCGACAGGCGCTGGGCTTCCTGGTCGGCGGCATCGACCGTGCCACCCGCGTGGTCAACCAGCTGCTGACCCTGGCCCGGGTCGAGCCGGCGCTGCCGGCGGACAGCCTGGAGCCGCTCGACCTGCGGGCGCTGGCCCGCGAAACCCTGGCCGAGCTGACCCCCTGGGTGCTCAAGCAGGGTCTGGAGCTGGACCTGGAGGCGGGCGAGGGCGACTTCCGCGTGCGCGGCGACGCCGGCAGCCTGGGCATCGCCCTGCAGAACCTGGTGACCAACGCGGTGAACTTCTCGCCGGCCGGCGGCCGGGTGCGCGTGCTCCTGCAGGGCGATGCACAGCGCGTGCTGCTTCGGGTCGAGGACCAGGGCCCGGGGATTGCCGCCGAGGACCTGCCGCACGTCTTCTCGCGCTTCTTCAGCCGCGGCGGTCATCAGGGCGCCGGCCTCGGCCTGGCCATCGTACAGACCATCGCCAGCCGCCATGGCGGTGATATCCAGCTGGCCAACCGCGACGGCGGCGGGCTGCAGGCCACCCTGGCGCTGCCCAGGCTCGGCTGA
- a CDS encoding thermostable hemolysin: protein MSQSEWNNAFPLHFGSDPQGQSRINLATPANAQRDLFEAFVRERFNAAHGARISHFMPELFGLHTAQDELTAVCGTRLAQQEALFLEQYLQQPVEQVIARLAERPVERREIVEVGNLAASSPGNARLIIIAMTCLLARRGLQWVVFTGAAGLINSFRRLGLAPLRLCEADPQRLGEQRHAWGQYYEQRPQVFAGNIQLGYRQLCEQGVLQRLGFLLPCAEAPHAA, encoded by the coding sequence ATGAGTCAATCCGAATGGAACAACGCTTTCCCGCTGCACTTCGGCAGCGATCCGCAGGGCCAGTCGCGCATCAACCTGGCGACCCCTGCCAACGCCCAGCGCGACCTCTTCGAGGCCTTCGTCCGTGAGCGCTTCAACGCGGCGCACGGGGCCCGCATCAGCCATTTCATGCCCGAGCTGTTCGGCCTGCACACGGCGCAGGATGAGCTGACCGCGGTCTGTGGCACGCGCCTGGCGCAGCAGGAGGCGCTGTTTCTCGAACAGTACCTGCAGCAGCCGGTGGAGCAGGTGATCGCCCGCCTGGCCGAGCGCCCGGTGGAGCGCCGGGAAATCGTCGAGGTCGGCAACCTGGCCGCCAGCAGCCCCGGCAACGCGCGCCTGATCATCATCGCCATGACCTGCCTGCTGGCCCGCCGTGGCCTGCAATGGGTGGTGTTCACCGGCGCCGCCGGCCTGATCAACAGTTTCCGTCGCCTCGGCCTGGCGCCGCTGCGCCTGTGCGAGGCCGATCCGCAGCGCCTGGGCGAGCAGCGCCACGCCTGGGGCCAGTACTACGAGCAGCGTCCGCAGGTGTTCGCCGGCAATATCCAGCTCGGCTACCGCCAGCTGTGCGAGCAGGGCGTGCTGCAGCGTCTGGGGTTTCTCCTGCCCTGTGCGGAGGCGCCCCATGCAGCCTGA
- a CDS encoding response regulator, protein MRLLLVEDDRALGEGVRLGLRQEGYTVDWLEDGASAVHALLSEEFDLLVLDLGLPRLDGLQVLRQLRASGSALPVLILTARDATGDRIAGLDAGADDYLVKPFDLDELKARLRALLRRSAGRAQVRIEHAGVCLDPASQQVTYQGRAVPMTPKEYLLLHELLSQPGKVLTRERLAQSLYGWDEEAESNTLEVHIHHLRKKLFSGLIRTVRGVGYLVEEQS, encoded by the coding sequence ATGCGGCTGTTGCTGGTCGAGGACGACAGGGCGCTGGGCGAGGGCGTGCGCCTGGGGCTACGCCAGGAAGGCTACACGGTGGACTGGCTGGAGGATGGCGCCAGCGCCGTGCACGCGCTGCTCAGCGAGGAGTTCGACCTGCTGGTGCTCGACCTCGGCCTGCCGCGCCTGGATGGCCTCCAGGTGCTGCGCCAGCTGCGGGCCAGCGGTTCGGCCCTGCCGGTGCTGATCCTCACCGCGCGCGATGCCACCGGCGACCGCATCGCCGGCCTGGATGCCGGCGCCGACGACTATCTGGTCAAGCCCTTCGACCTCGACGAACTCAAGGCCCGCCTGCGCGCGCTGCTGCGCCGCAGCGCCGGGCGCGCCCAGGTGCGCATCGAGCATGCCGGGGTGTGCCTCGACCCGGCCTCGCAGCAGGTCACCTACCAGGGCCGTGCCGTGCCGATGACGCCCAAGGAGTACCTGCTGCTGCACGAACTGCTGTCGCAGCCGGGCAAGGTACTGACCCGCGAGCGCCTGGCCCAGTCGCTGTATGGCTGGGACGAGGAGGCCGAGAGCAATACCTTGGAGGTGCATATCCACCACCTGCGCAAGAAGCTGTTCAGCGGCCTGATCCGCACCGTGCGCGGCGTCGGCTACCTGGTTGAGGAGCAGTCGTGA
- a CDS encoding DUF5629 family protein: MSDTPNLLQELQRADMLLIDGLHAWQFDLHEQASGEQLQLRVECMDGRTRRVWDFSAAEVAAAVAGEVPDSWRIATASGSHELICLGAISADNDDDDEPEEAGQP; this comes from the coding sequence ATGAGCGATACCCCCAACCTGCTGCAGGAACTGCAGCGCGCCGACATGCTGCTGATCGACGGCCTGCATGCCTGGCAGTTCGACCTGCACGAGCAGGCCAGTGGCGAGCAGCTGCAGCTGCGCGTCGAGTGCATGGACGGGCGTACCCGCCGCGTGTGGGATTTCAGCGCGGCGGAGGTGGCCGCGGCCGTGGCCGGCGAGGTGCCGGACAGCTGGCGCATCGCGACTGCCTCCGGCAGCCACGAGCTGATCTGTCTGGGTGCGATCAGCGCCGACAACGACGATGACGACGAGCCGGAGGAGGCCGGGCAGCCGTGA
- a CDS encoding COG3650 family protein: MPKARTLLFALLPLFAGCQLFSVYENKPVTPAQRLQGELGLVDGRLLLRPCGEQRRYAVINEGDSDIAREAGQLLADGHDRLFVDLLGTLGSTSEAELDGALRSTQVYRLQGEGPGCNEPGFERLLLRANGHEPDWSLGVSDQGLVLLRPGQPPLALPYLEEQLPEGRFNLSSEANGQRLELWLAPQRCVDSMSGAVQHLSAELRLNGEVQRGCASFGGARNR, encoded by the coding sequence ATGCCCAAAGCCCGCACCCTGCTGTTCGCCTTGCTGCCGCTGTTCGCCGGCTGCCAGCTGTTCAGCGTGTACGAAAACAAGCCCGTCACTCCCGCCCAGCGCCTGCAGGGCGAGCTGGGTCTGGTCGACGGCCGCCTGCTGCTGCGCCCCTGCGGCGAGCAGCGCCGCTATGCCGTGATCAACGAGGGCGACAGCGACATCGCCCGCGAAGCCGGCCAACTGCTGGCCGACGGCCACGACAGGCTGTTCGTCGACCTGCTCGGCACCCTGGGTTCGACCAGCGAGGCCGAGCTGGATGGCGCACTGCGCTCGACGCAGGTCTACCGCCTGCAAGGCGAGGGGCCCGGCTGCAATGAACCGGGTTTCGAGCGCCTGCTGCTGCGCGCCAACGGCCATGAGCCGGACTGGAGCCTGGGCGTCAGCGACCAGGGCCTAGTGCTGCTGCGCCCCGGCCAGCCGCCCCTGGCCCTGCCCTATCTGGAGGAGCAGCTGCCGGAAGGACGCTTCAACCTCAGCAGCGAGGCCAATGGCCAGCGCCTGGAACTCTGGCTGGCGCCGCAGCGCTGCGTGGACAGCATGAGTGGCGCGGTGCAGCACCTCAGCGCCGAGCTGCGCCTGAACGGCGAAGTACAACGCGGCTGCGCCTCCTTCGGCGGCGCGCGCAACCGCTGA
- a CDS encoding TenA family transcriptional regulator produces the protein MNFFDELQAATQTEREALFGVPVIREAIAGQVSLEGYIAFLTQAYYHVRHTVPLMMACGARLPAGMEWLRKAVCEYIDEEYGHEQWILDDIRACGGDAEAVRNGQPSQAIELMVSYLYDCIARGNPVGLFGMVNVLEGTSIALATQAAGTIQNRLGLPKEAFSYLFSHGALDIGHMQHYRNLMNQLQREEDKAAVIHVSKVVYRLYADMFRGLPRAVPEVQHATA, from the coding sequence ATGAATTTCTTCGACGAACTGCAAGCCGCCACCCAGACCGAGCGCGAGGCCCTGTTCGGCGTGCCGGTGATCCGCGAGGCCATCGCCGGCCAGGTCAGCCTGGAGGGCTACATCGCCTTCCTGACCCAGGCCTACTACCACGTGCGCCACACCGTGCCGCTGATGATGGCCTGCGGCGCGCGCCTGCCGGCCGGCATGGAGTGGCTGCGCAAGGCGGTATGCGAATACATCGACGAGGAGTACGGCCACGAGCAGTGGATCCTCGACGACATCCGCGCCTGTGGCGGCGATGCCGAGGCGGTGCGCAACGGCCAGCCGAGCCAGGCCATCGAGCTGATGGTCAGCTACCTGTACGACTGCATCGCTCGCGGCAATCCGGTGGGGCTGTTCGGCATGGTCAACGTGCTGGAGGGCACCAGCATCGCCCTGGCGACCCAGGCCGCCGGCACCATCCAGAACCGTCTGGGCCTGCCCAAGGAGGCCTTCAGCTACCTGTTCTCCCACGGCGCGCTGGATATCGGCCACATGCAGCACTACCGCAACCTGATGAACCAGCTGCAGCGCGAGGAGGACAAGGCCGCGGTGATCCACGTCAGCAAGGTGGTCTACCGCCTCTATGCCGACATGTTCCGCGGCCTGCCGCGGGCGGTGCCGGAGGTGCAGCATGCGACTGCCTGA
- a CDS encoding tetratricopeptide repeat protein produces MNKLLTLLLACALSLPAWALDEAGSQRLREVQTRWAQIQYELPEAERAKAFERLAATSEDFTREQPQAAEAWIWRGIVTSSWAGAEGGLGALGKAKQARAFLEQGLALDPQALQGSAYTSLGTLYDRVPGWPIGFGDEDKAQELLQQALRINPRGIDPLYFWGDHLYRQGRYAQAREALQQALQAPPRAGRELADRGRRGEIEKLLQAVNQELD; encoded by the coding sequence ATGAACAAGTTGCTCACCTTGCTGCTCGCCTGCGCCCTGAGCCTGCCGGCCTGGGCCCTGGACGAGGCCGGCAGCCAGCGCCTGCGCGAAGTACAGACGCGCTGGGCGCAGATCCAGTACGAGTTGCCCGAGGCCGAGCGGGCCAAGGCCTTCGAGCGCCTGGCCGCCACCAGCGAGGACTTCACCCGCGAGCAGCCGCAGGCCGCCGAGGCCTGGATCTGGCGCGGCATCGTCACCAGCAGCTGGGCCGGTGCCGAAGGCGGGCTGGGTGCCCTGGGCAAGGCCAAGCAGGCACGGGCTTTCCTGGAGCAGGGCCTGGCCCTCGATCCCCAGGCCCTGCAGGGTTCGGCCTACACTAGCCTGGGCACCCTGTACGATCGGGTGCCGGGCTGGCCGATCGGCTTCGGCGACGAGGACAAGGCGCAGGAGCTGCTGCAGCAGGCCCTGCGCATCAACCCCAGAGGCATCGACCCACTGTATTTCTGGGGCGACCACCTGTACCGTCAGGGCCGGTACGCGCAGGCCCGGGAGGCGCTGCAGCAGGCCCTGCAGGCACCGCCACGCGCGGGCCGCGAGCTGGCCGACCGGGGCCGGCGCGGCGAGATCGAGAAGCTGCTGCAGGCGGTGAACCAGGAACTGGACTGA